In a single window of the Pocillopora verrucosa isolate sample1 chromosome 4, ASM3666991v2, whole genome shotgun sequence genome:
- the LOC131779104 gene encoding nucleolar protein 6, with the protein MKRRAKATDKSFGADDISKKKAVVVNGEENDTKTTNYKDSLYRPPTSEEITSLKETENLFKSSLFRMQITELLAEVQPKKDRNKALDEVLHELNTLLLSLPDGEMVHEIEDHSWLPKETKFPLPSSLSPVKGKFCFRRPVSVKVVGSYLLGTVTKPNMNVDVAVEMPKECFQHKDYLNLRYHHKRALYLSIIASHLVNSSLFESVQFSHMNGEVLRPILVLKPEGKAGKQFVIRLHPSLSEGTFKPQRFSPTRNNVRRRWFKGEEGVADDADDTGLPTFHYNASVLSDMFLERHLHYLYKCITDFPGMKDAVALIKVWLHQRELDKGQGGCTGFLVSMFISHLLLIKKINKQMSSYQILRVFLQFLGSTDWTKEGVTMTRENSDDTNVPSKADFHAGFDVVFVDPSGYLNLCAGMTGAQYKRLQHEARLSLEYLDSSFMDGFEILFMKSVPFIQTFDQFLQIPNISSLEEVCKKDDLLSHLIDHPGDWTPVVTDWLLHLVDKGLGKRVDMLCFEPQAPCQWPVSKTPPDKSQKALTLGLLLNSDHSDVVLDTGPPADSAEAISFRSFWGEKSELRRFKDGSILEAVLWPCNSIAEKRTICERIIKHLLQRHGDVDTSSFTYVASQLDCVLQTHAESSNDGTGEEDSQRVNQVYDTLCKQIRALELPLSVSSLQGISPVFRGAEVFPPRACFKNSKVKPQPGNENLADNVLLPSELKNTTWCPAMEVILQFETSGKWPDDLTAIQHIKAAFHIRLADLLKSECSLVTAASRQHVDVLKDGFVFRVKIMHYREMVLLQKSDITQESKTDHEKKAKELEREITHLPLLTSTLHGIQQQFSGYSGTVRLAKRWLSAQLLFDHVTEECIELLVASLFLSPAPFTPPRSPLVGFLRFLHLLSSTDWQTTPIILNFNNDFSAEEYQEITSKFSNNRAQLPAVFISTPKDKFTSLWTKDKPSKQIVNRLSLLARESQSILEHQIKTCPLQTTDFKLIFRPPLDHYDVIIHLHNRLLSRRSHALDRVKHSTEEPSSSSPSVLLPVVNFDPSWLYLEELKEAFSDVAMFFHDVYGGNIVGVVWKPHSFEPAPFKILHAQHKMPLTTPQKGAKSSGSWFIPNIAAILSDFQTIGDGLVKKIEVMNG; encoded by the exons ATGAAACGTAGAGCAAAGGCTACAGATAAATCTTTTGGGGCTGATGATATATCGAAAAAG AAAGCTGTTGTTGTAAATGGAGAAGAAAACGATACAAAGACAACAAACTATAAAGACAGTCTGTACCGACCACCCACAAGCGAGGAAATCACTTCTctcaaagaaactgaaaatctTTTCAAGTCCAGTCTCTTCCGTATGCAG ATAACTGAACTTCTTGCTGAAGTACAACCAAAAAAAGACAGGAATAAAGCTCTTGATGAAGTCCTGCATGAACTCAATACTCTTCTGTTGTCATTACCTGATGGAGAGATGGTACACGAG ATTGAAGATCACTCATGGCTTCCCAAAGAAACCAAATTTCCTCTTCCATCCAGCCTTTCACCTGTGAAAGGAAAGTTCTGCTTTAGAAGACCAGTTAGTGTGAAAGTTGTGGGGAGTTACCTTCTTGGTACCGTAACTAAACCAAATATGAATGTGGATGTTGCTGTTGAGATGCCAAAG GAATGCTTTCAACATAAGGATTACCTAAACCTCAGATATCATCACAAGCGAGCTTTGTACCTATCCATCATAGCATCACATTTAGTAAACAGCTCTTTATTTGAGAGTGTCCAGTTCAGTCACATGAATGGAGAAGTATTGAGGCCAATCCTGGTGCTTAAACCAGAAG GTAAAGCTGGCAAACAGTTTGTCATCAGATTGCATCCCTCTTTATCAGAGGGCACATTCAAGCCTCAGAGATTTTCTCCAACCAGGAACAATGTTAGACGGCGCTGGTTCAAAGGAGAGGAGGGTGTGGCTGATGATGCAGATG ACACAGGGTTACCAACCTTTCATTACAATGCCTCAGTATTGTCTGACATGTTCCTGGAACGACACCTTCACTACTTGTACAAGTGCATCACAGATTTTCCAGGAATGAAAGATGCTGTGGCTCTTATCAAAGTTTGGTTGCATCAGCGGGAACTTGATAAG GGCCAGGGTGGCTGCACTGGATTTTTAGTGTCTATGTTCATCTCTCATTTACTacttataaagaaaattaacaagcAGATGAGTTCATATCAGATCCTTAGAGTTTTCCTACAGTTCCTTG GATCAACTGATTGGACTAAAGAAGGGGTAACAATGACCAGGGAAAACAGTGATGATACTAATGTG ccatCAAAGGCAGATTTTCATGCAGGGTTTGATGTGGTGTTTGTTGACCCATCTGGTTACCTAAACCTGTGTGCAGGAATGACTGGGGCTCAGTACAAAAGA TTACAGCATGAGGCCAGGTTATCTTTGGAATATTTGGACAGCAGTTTTATGGACGGCTTTGAGATTCTTTTTATGAAGTCTGTACCATTTATACAAACATTTGATCAATTTCTACA AATTCCAAACATTAGTTCTTTAGAAGAGGTTTGCAAGAAGGATGACCTTCTCAGTCACCTTATTGACCATCCTGGAGACTGGACCCCAGTCGTTACTGATTGGCTACTTCATCTTGTTGACAAGGGTCTAGGAAAAAGAGTAGACATGCTGTGCTTTGAGCCACAGGCTCCCTGTCAG TGGCCAGTTAGCAAGACTCCACCCGACAAAAGTCAGAAGGCTTTGACCCTGGGTTTGCTGTTGAACTCTGATCACTCTGATGTCGTGCTTGACACAGGACCCCCAGCCGACAGCGCAGAG gcgATATCTTTTCGATCATTTTGGGGTGAGAAGTCTGAGTTGCGCCGCTTTAAAGATGGATCAATCCTGGAGGCGGTGTTATGGCCGTGCAACAGTATAGCAGAAAAACGAACTATCTGTGAAAGAATTATCAAACACCTTCTTCAAAG acaCGGAGATGTCGACACTTCGTCGTTCACCTACGTTGCAAGTCAGCTGGACTGTGTACTTCAGACTCATGCTGAATCATCTAACGACGGAACAGGCGAGGAGGACTCACAGAGAGTGAATCAAGTTTACGACACTTTGTGTAAACAGATTCGAGCGTTGGAGCTGCCGCTCAGTGTGAGCTCGTTGCAGGGAATAAGCCCGGTGTTCAGAGGAGCAGAG GTTTTTCCCCCTAGAGCTTGCTTTAAAAATAGCAAAGTGAAACCGCAACCTGGCAATGAAAACTTAGCAGACAATGTATTGCTGCCGTCTGAACTAAAGAACACCACTTGGTGTCCAGCTATGGAAG TTATCTTGCAGTTTGAGACAAGCGGTAAATGGCCGGACGATTTGACCGCCATTCAACACATCAAAGCGGCATTTCACATCAGACTTGCCGATTTACTGAAGAGCGAATGTTCACTTGTTACAGCTGCTTCACGTCAACATGTAGACGTACTGAAG GATGGTTTTGTGTTCAGAGTCAAGATTATGCACTACCGTGAAATGGTGTTGCTTCAAAAAAGCGATATTACACAGGAGTCAAAAACGGATCACGAGAAGAAAGCTAAAGAACTGGAGCGGGAAATAACACATTTGCCGCTGTTGACAAGCACTCTTCATGG CATACAACAGCAGTTCAGTGGATACAGCGGAACTGTACGTTTGGCTAAACGCTGGCTGTCGGCTCAACTGTTGTTTGATCACGTGACTGAAGAATGCATTGAGCTGTTGGTAGCCTCTCTGTTTCTCTCCCCGGCCCCCTTCACTCCTCCCAG GTCTCCTCTCGTCGGATTTCTTCGATTTCTTCATCTGCTATCCTCGACCGATTGGCAAACAACGCCCATAATTCTTAATTTCAATAACGACTTTTCTG CTGAAGAATACCAGGAAATAACTTCCAAGTTTTCAAACAACAGAGCACAGCTTCCGGCGGTATTTATTTCTACTCCTAAGGATAAATTTACCTCTTTGTGGACAAAGGACAAACCTTCCAAACAG ATTGTAAATAGACTTTCCTTGCTGGCGAGGGAGTCGCAGTCGATCTTGGAACATCAAATTAAAACGTGCCCTCTTCAAACAACAGATTTCAAG CTAATCTTCCGTCCGCCATTGGATCATTATGACGTCATCATTCATCTTCACAATCGTCTCCTCTCTCGAAGAAGCCATGCCCTTGATCGTGTGAAGCATTCAACAGAGGAACCCTCATCATCAAGTCCGTCTGTTTTACTTCCGGTCGTCAATTTTGACCCCTCGTGGTTGTATCTCGAAGAACTCAAG gAAGCGTTTTCAGATGTTGCGATGTTCTTTCACGATGTTTATGGTGGGAACATTGTTGGAGTTGTATGGAAGCCTCACAGCTTTGAACCAGCTCCGTTTAAG ATTCTACACGCGCAGCATAAGATGCCATTAACCACTCCTCAAAAGGGTGCAAAG tcgaGTGGGAGCTGGTTCATACCAAATATTGCAGCCATCTTGTCTGACTTTCAAACAATCGGAGACGGACTAGTGAAAAAGATCGAGGTTATGAATggttga